A window from Caulobacter sp. X encodes these proteins:
- a CDS encoding lysophospholipid acyltransferase family protein → MRPLRSPFVIWLLSSIFASYSKLVFKTLRMTEEGREQAEAVWAQGRETGVGAILCFWHSRIPMSPLSWPQDLSRRQDMRALISRSNDGEFIARTVEKLGFPAIRGSSAKKTDLAKNKHGEQAFRDMVKWVKDGGGVAITPDGPRGPAEHMEKGTPSLARVTGAPVIFVGLAAKPCLRLGSWDQTMIPLPFAKAAMVWDGPTGAGRGDDPDQLAEDWAARLSAVTRRAEALVED, encoded by the coding sequence TTGAGACCTTTGCGTTCGCCGTTCGTGATCTGGCTGCTGTCCTCGATCTTCGCCAGTTACTCCAAGCTGGTCTTCAAAACCCTGCGCATGACCGAGGAAGGCCGTGAGCAGGCCGAGGCTGTCTGGGCCCAGGGTCGTGAGACCGGCGTCGGGGCGATCCTGTGCTTCTGGCACTCGCGCATCCCGATGTCGCCGCTGAGCTGGCCGCAGGATCTCTCGCGCCGCCAGGACATGCGCGCCCTGATCTCGCGCTCCAACGACGGCGAGTTCATCGCTCGCACCGTCGAGAAGCTGGGCTTCCCCGCGATCCGGGGCTCGTCAGCCAAGAAGACCGATCTGGCCAAGAACAAGCACGGCGAGCAGGCCTTCCGCGATATGGTCAAGTGGGTGAAGGACGGCGGCGGCGTCGCCATCACCCCCGACGGCCCCCGCGGCCCGGCCGAGCACATGGAGAAGGGCACGCCCTCCCTCGCCCGCGTCACCGGCGCGCCGGTGATCTTCGTAGGCCTGGCCGCCAAGCCCTGCCTGCGGCTGGGCTCGTGGGACCAGACCATGATCCCCCTCCCCTTCGCCAAGGCCGCCATGGTCTGGGACGGACCGACCGGCGCGGGTCGAGGCGACGACCCCGACCAGCTGGCCGAGGATTGGGCCGCGCGCCTCTCGGCGGTCACCCGCCGCGCCGAAGCCTTGGTCGAAGATTGA